Below is a genomic region from Pseudomonas sp. JQ170C.
GGTGTACAACGCCGCCGGCGAGCTGGGCTTCCGCGTACTGGTCGGTGGCGGCCTGGGCCGTACCCCGGTGGTCGGCGCCTTCATCAATGAGTTCCTGCCCTGGCAAGACCTGCTCAGCTACCTGGACGCGATCCTGCGGGTATACAACCGCTACGGCCGTCGCGACAACAAGTACAAGGCGCGGATCAAGATCCTGGTCAAGGCGCTCACCCCTGAAGTCTTCGCCGAGAAGGTCGAGGCCGAAATGGCCCACCTGCGCGGCGGCAGCACCACCCTGACCGAAGCCGAAGTGCAGCGCGTAGCCAAGCACTTCGTCGACCCGGACTACAAGGTGCTGGACAACCTCGACTTCAGCGACCTTGAACAGCAGCACCCAGGCTTCGCCCGCTGGCGCACCCGCAACGTGCTGGCGCACAAGAAGCCTGGCTACGTGGCCGTTACCCTGTCGCTCAAGCCGACCGGCGTTGCCCCGGGCGACCTGACCGACAAGCAGCTCGATGCCGTGGCCGACCTCGCCGAGCGTTACAGCTTCGGCCAGCTGCGTACCTCCCACGAGCAGAACATCATTCTGGCCGACGTCGAGCAGAGCCAGTTGCACACCCTGTGGCTGGAGCTGCGCGAGAACGGCTTTGCCACGCCGAACATCGGCCTGTTGACCGACATCATCTGCTGCCCGGGTGGCGACTTCTGCTCCCTGGCCAACGCCAAGTCGATCCCGATTGCCGAATCCATCCAGCGCCGTTTCGACGACCTGGACTACCTGTTCGACATCGGTGAACTGGACCTGAACATCTCCGGCTGCATGAACGCCTGTGGCCACCACCACGTCGGCCACATCGGCATCCTCGGGGTGGACAAGAAAGGTGAGGAGTTCTACCAGGTCTCCCTCGGTGGCAGCGCCAGCCGCGACGCCAGCCTGGGCAAGATCCTCGGCCCTTCCTTCGCCCAGGACGACATGCCGGATGTGATCGAGAAGCTGATCGACGTCTACGTTGAGAAACGTACCGAAGACGAGCGCTTCATCGACACCTACCAACGTATTGGCATCGACCCTTTCAAGGAACGCGTCTATGCAGCGAATCATTAAGAACAACGAAATCGTCGACGAAACCTGGCACCTGCTGCCCAAGGATGCCAATTTCGACGAACTGACCAACTGCGACGACTACATCGTTCCGTTGCAGTTCTGGCGCGACCACGCCCATGTCCTCAAAGCCCGCGATGGCGGCCTGGGTGTGTGGCTGGACGCCGATGAAGAAGCCGAGGAAATCGGCGACGACGTCGCTCACTTCCAGGTGATCGCCCTGAACTTCCCGGCCTTCACCGACGGGCGCAACTACTCCAACGCGCGCCTGTTGCGTGACCGCTACAAGTTCACTGGCGAGCTGCGTGCCATTGGCGATGTGCTGCGTGACCAGCTGTTCTACCTCAAGCGCTGCGGCTTCGATGCCTTCGCCCTGCGCGCCGACAAAGACCCGGTCGAAGCCCTGGAAAGCCTGAAAGACTTTTCGGTGACCTACCAGGCCGCTACCGACGAGCCGCAACCGCTGTTCCGTCGTCGTTAACGAAAACGGCTCCCGTGCCTTGCCAGGCACGGGAGCCGTTTTGATTCCAGGCCTCTACAAATGAGTGACCTGGCCTGGCAGGCTGCTCCAGATCGTTGCAGTCAGCGCCGCTACCACACGCTGTTCTTCGGCAGCCCGACGTTGTTGAATCGTTTCAATGCGCTCACGGCAAGCCTGATCACTCATGCTTTGCTTGTCAGCATCGAACGCTTCGAGCCGGAAAAAAACGGCCTGCTGGTTTCATCGAAACGTGCGCCATAGCGCGTCTTGAGAAAATCCACCCAGAAATCCCGACTGACAATGGATGCCCGCAACAGCTGGGATGTTTCATTTCCCAGCACTTGTGCAGCGGCAGCGTCCAGCTGTGCCTGACTGACATTGGCCTTGTTCACGAACACCATATAGTGCGGCTGGCCCGCAAGTTCGAGGCGCTCGGCCAACCCAACCCGAAACGCCATGCGCACCTCGACCTCGTCAACCCACTGTCCGGCCTCACGGCGTCGACGATCGTCCCGCTTTCACGTGCGGCGTTTACCAAGACCATGACTTGGGCGCCAGGGCGCTGCCCGTTTCAAACGAAGCGTCTGCGGCGAAGTTCTGCAGGGCGGCCGGCATCAGGCTCTGGCGGCGCGGGACGTTCGAGCGGGTGGAGGGCGGTTGCCAGCACCCGGGCCGAGGCGCGTCGGCGGGCCTGATAGTCGAGCAGGACCTGGCGTTCGCCTGGCTGGGCATTCATGAACCAATCGGCAGGGCCGGTCGAGCGGTATTGCTCGGCGAGCTGATGGTCGCGCAAGCGAGGAAGGGACCGTTGAGGCCGGGGATGGATATCGAATGGGCGGTTGGCATCGCGGTTCTCCTTGGGCGAATGAGGCCGAAAGGAGAACCGCTTTGCTGGCGCCAAAGGCGCTATTTATTGCTTAACGCCAGCGGCCGAGCTTGCTCCACAAGCCAAGCAGGGTATTTTCGATCGACCCGCTTGCCGCCAGCCCGACCCGCTCCTGTAGGCTTTTACGCTGGGCGTAGTGCAGGTGGTACAGGTTCGCTTCACGTGCCCGCTCGCCCAGGTACTCGTCGCTGGTCTTGAGCTCGTCGACCAACTGCTTGTTCAGCGCCGCGACCCCCAGCCAGACTTCACCGGTGGCCACTTCATCGATATGCAGCTGCGGGCGATAGCGCGAGACGAAGTCCTTGAACAACTGATGGGTCACATCCAGGTCTTCCTGGAACTTCTCCCGGCCCTTCTCGGTGTTCTCGCCGAACACGGTCACCGTGCGCTTGTACTCGCCGGCGGTGAACACCTCGAAGTCGACGTCGTGCTTCTTCAACAGGCGATTGACGTTGGGCAACTGGGCCACCACACCGATCGAGCCGAGAATGGCGAAAGGCGCGCTGACGATCTTCTCGCCGATGCACGCCATCATGTAGCC
It encodes:
- a CDS encoding DUF934 domain-containing protein, which translates into the protein MQRIIKNNEIVDETWHLLPKDANFDELTNCDDYIVPLQFWRDHAHVLKARDGGLGVWLDADEEAEEIGDDVAHFQVIALNFPAFTDGRNYSNARLLRDRYKFTGELRAIGDVLRDQLFYLKRCGFDAFALRADKDPVEALESLKDFSVTYQAATDEPQPLFRRR
- the sohB gene encoding protease SohB → MEFLAEYASFLAKTATLVIAILIVLSAIAGLRGKGRRKGGGQLQVSKLNEFYKDLRERLESSLLDKSQLKALRKQQAKTEKQLKKKPEEKSRVFVLDFDGDIKASATESLRHEITALLTLASPRDEVVLRLESGGGMVHSYGLAASQLARIRQAGIPLTICIDKVAASGGYMMACIGEKIVSAPFAILGSIGVVAQLPNVNRLLKKHDVDFEVFTAGEYKRTVTVFGENTEKGREKFQEDLDVTHQLFKDFVSRYRPQLHIDEVATGEVWLGVAALNKQLVDELKTSDEYLGERAREANLYHLHYAQRKSLQERVGLAASGSIENTLLGLWSKLGRWR
- a CDS encoding NEL-type E3 ubiquitin ligase domain-containing protein; this encodes MAFRVGLAERLELAGQPHYMVFVNKANVSQAQLDAAAAQVLGNETSQLLRASIVSRDFWVDFLKTRYGARFDETSRPFFSGSKRSMLTSKA
- a CDS encoding nitrite/sulfite reductase; its protein translation is MYVYDEYDQRIIEDRVKQFRDQTRRYLAGELSEEEFRPLRLQNGLYIQRFAPMLRVAVPYGQLTSRQTRMLAKIARDYDKGYAHISTRQNVQYNWPALEDIPEILAELATVQMHAIQTSGNCLRNVTTDQFAGVAADEVIDPRPWCEIVRQWTTFHPEFAYLPRKFKIAINGSTSDRAAIEVHDIGLEPVYNAAGELGFRVLVGGGLGRTPVVGAFINEFLPWQDLLSYLDAILRVYNRYGRRDNKYKARIKILVKALTPEVFAEKVEAEMAHLRGGSTTLTEAEVQRVAKHFVDPDYKVLDNLDFSDLEQQHPGFARWRTRNVLAHKKPGYVAVTLSLKPTGVAPGDLTDKQLDAVADLAERYSFGQLRTSHEQNIILADVEQSQLHTLWLELRENGFATPNIGLLTDIICCPGGDFCSLANAKSIPIAESIQRRFDDLDYLFDIGELDLNISGCMNACGHHHVGHIGILGVDKKGEEFYQVSLGGSASRDASLGKILGPSFAQDDMPDVIEKLIDVYVEKRTEDERFIDTYQRIGIDPFKERVYAANH